The DNA window GCTAACATCCGACTCTTCGATTTCGGGCAGATCGACGAAGCTGGGGAATGCAATGCTTATATCCCTGCAAAAGACACCacaaacattttgaaattaaactaGCTACATTGCCAGCAGCGAATCTAGGAAATAAGTTGGGAGGGGCTAATGGAATTCTCAAAAAATTTAAgagtttaatgaaaaaaaatttaataaaatttgagagtctaattaaaacttttaaaattttgtgagcttaattaaaattttcaaaaaaaaaaaagaagtaaaaattataatgagaaatttaaaaattttggagggcctacttaaaattttctaaaacctTTAAGGAAGAAATGaaatttgttttcaatattttgaggGGGCCCTTGGCCACCATTACGGTCCTCCTTTGTACATGACTCGAGTACTAGGGTATGTTTGGGTATGCATTGGGTATTAGTTTAGCAAAATAGATTTACTCACTTCAAATATGGGAGAGTCATGTTCTTTAAGAGAGATGGATATTTTGATACAAATGCTTTCCACTCTTCTAGATTGATTTTGCCGTCACCTTTTGTGTCTGCTTCGCTAAATGTCtgcagaaaaaaataaaatgagagtTAAGAATGTCGGTATCGAATACGAATATATCCGATAGTTGATCGGTCAGAGATATCTGCACCTTATCGATAATCATTTCAACGATGTCTTCTGAAAGAACCAGTTCCGATTCATGCAAAAGTGCCAAAACCATTTCCTTCAACTGCAAGTCAATGAAATATTTTAGTTAGTATTGACCATATACGTGTAAACAATAGTAACTTGGTAGGTTATCGTTATGATACGAACCTCCTCACGCTCGATAAAGCCGGTTTGTCTTAAGTCGTAAAGCTTGAATGCAACTGCAAGAAGGATTTGCACAACTAAGAACATAATTCATGAAGAAAAAAACTAATCATAAAAGGGTATTATGAAAGCACCTGTAGTAGGAATCAGATTGTAGTTTGCCCCCTTTTAATCATAAAATGAGCAAATAGGTccctatacattaaattaaagagcaaaGCAGTTCTTTCAATTAAgattttcatctatttctactgcTAAAAACTGACGGAATAACCAAACAATTACACTTGATTTGCCACGTGTACTCATTTTgatgtacaaggactaattttttatagtagaaatggattaaatttaacaaaaaaaaaatttgctctttgatttaacgtaCAGAGCAAAATGCAATTCTATTCGTAGTACAGGGGCTTCTATGATACTTTTGCCATCAAAAGAGTTGCCCTTACATGCGATCTTGTCAGCCGCAGGTGCATTGGGATGAAAGATGCCCAATGATCTAACGAACTCACCGAACTCGATGACCCCATTACGTTTGAGATCGAACAAATCAAAAACCTGCAAATTTATAGGTGATGATATAAGAAAAAGTGGGGACAATAACATTGCAGAAATAGAAAACGTTCGTGTTCTAGTGATCTGGAATCCCAAACAGTTAACGGTTtggtacaaaaataaattttgatacagAATACAAGCAATGTCGAGCTAACATTACACACCCTGTCTGCAAAAAGATTCCTCTGATTTCTGTTCTTGAAGAGGGCTAAATGGAATTCTTCCTATATAAGAAGGCATAGAATTTAACAAAACATCAGAGAAATTAATTACTGTTTGCTTATGGCTTGATTCAAATCGTATATGTTGAATGAATGTACCTTGTGAATAAGTCCATCTGCAATTATCGAATTGCTTAGTTTCTTATAAAGCTCCTCCAGGGACTCTACTTCATTAACCGTAACTGCAAACAGAAATTATCATCAGATTTGAGCGTTAGGTACAGAGTATATATCTGACCAGAGGTGAAGCCAAAAATTTCTCCTAGAGGGAAAgaagtaaattataaatatttagagggaccaaaatgaaaatttactacTGTACTAATTTGTATTCTTACAGTTTCTAAAGGGACTCTAAAGCAATTCTACCACTTCGGGAGGGGGCCAAGGCCAGCCACTGTATTTGACATGGATATGTTCAACTTTTTCAAAGTTATTCCCTGTATCCATACTCGGGGAAGTGTCTAAAGAAAAAAGCAAACAAAGGCAAATTTTGATAGCTTATTCCACgttgaaaattaaatattgataCAGATACATTCGACAAATTTAAGTTCTTTCATATATTTAAAGAGTCATACGGCTGTACCAACGTCCAAACATGTGTTTGATATATGACACAAGTATtttaagaaaaaacaaagaactcAAGCAACATAAAGGACATATTTACAAGCCACACGAAGTAGAATCGTTACTCACAAGGTGTTTCAGCAGCAAGAACACTTGGATCTTCATAACCATGTAATTGTTTGCTTCTCTTCGAGCTTGCACAGCCCATGACAACAAACGAACGTTTATACAATCCCGAAAATTGTCGACAGTGCACTCATTTGCTACAAAAGGTTCACCTGCCAATACCAAAAGTTTACATATATTTATCAACAATCACTATTTGGAGATTCATATCTTATAGTAAACCTATACCTAAATAACTTCACCTATGATCACCAATTACAAGCACCATTATTCGAGATTTACATGAGTGCGACTGAAGATCCTTACATTTTCATATCTCAAACCATATCTAAACATGCATCAAATACAGATATCTTAAGCCCAACATAACCATTTTATAGCAAGTAAATGGCATATATCTAATGGGACCATCAatgaacaaacaaaaaaaaatatacatcAATTACCAGTTTGAAAACACCATTTCATCCTATTCAAAGACCCCACCAATAAAATTGGTTGGAAAGTCCAAAAGATTACATCACTAAAAgattttttattaaacaaatcAATCCCTTCTTTTAAATATTTGACTAAAATAGTAAATGGACTTTGATAAAAAGTTTACTATATGacaaaacaataacaacaaaaatagaCCTTGAACTTTGATACCGGCGGTAACTTGGTAAGTGGAGAAAAAACCCAATTTGAATATAAAGAGCACACTCAATACATAATCTAAACTAGGATGCTATAACATCTTTTAATAccataatttggtaaaattatattggAGACCCTTCTATTAGGAGACAGATTACATTTTATCTCCTCTACTAAAAAAAGGCAAATTAGTTACACATAGTGTAACATGTGCACCTTATAGaccaatttttattaataaaaatggcTAGAATAACAAAAGTACCAGTTTggtctttgatctaacgtatagggactaatttacccattttttaaaatagaatagTTAAAATGTAATCAAACTCTTAGTATAAAGAactcatgatacttttaccacataatttatcaTCCACATCACCACTTTCGTAAAgccttaaacttttttttttcttttgccacATATGAACAAATTGAGTTACGCTATGGTATTTTCTGAGCTAAAGAAACATCTAATCATTGAAATTAATGAGAAATTTCTAAGCAAGAGATTTGAACTTGTAATAAGAATCACAAGCAGAAAACAAATTCGAATACTACAATTGGGACCATCGACATAAACACATCAGCATGGCCCAGTTTACTGAATATAAAAtcccaaaaggaaaatttttcacCGACCTTTTTTTTTTCCGTTCTGTTTTTCTTAGAAACCAAACAGAGATGCTGTATTCAATTTGTTTATGTGATTACTAGATTTTTATTGTCTTCTAACTATATGAAGAACGAGCCATAAAAATCCTCGGGTGTTTCTTTAAAGCCTGCCATTTGAGCTTTTTATTATCGTTATTGCTTATAAAGCTATAAATTGGGATTTTAATGCGAAACATAACATTAAATTCTTAGATAAAAAGCTTTAAATCCTTAGAAACTTATAAAGTAAGAAGATAAAAATCTAATGAAGCTGCCTGCATCTAccatttttttgttctttctcgTATTTTCTCAGAAAACAAACAGAAAAAATCCAACTACCCAGAAActgaaggaagagaaaaaaaatgaatacaaaaatctaaaaaaaaatcaacccaAGACTCGAAATATAAAACAAAGATAAACCCAATACCTAGAAGCTAAAAAGAAAGcaatgtaaacaaaaaaaaaaaaccagctAACCTTACTAGATTGATGCGAGCTTGAAAAACACTTGAGAGTTTTTGAGGTTTGTTCTtaagcttcttcttctttaatctatTTTTGCTTTCTTAAATCTCGGAGATGGCTAACAGTTAGCTTACGTTTAGATTATATATAGAAGATGGGATTGAAGTTTGTTTGAGCCACTTGAATTAAATTTAGAGCTCCCTTTTTCTTAAAAGAGATACTGTTTTCGCCTGGCAAATATGCAAATATATAGGAgcacttgaataaaaaaaatccctTTGAAAATCAcccattttgataaataaaagaaATCATCAATCCCtatgataaataatatttaatatttaatcaatttctgtttttaataaaGCTTTCTAAACAAAGACAAAtaattaacttttcaatttaataatttaatctttaagtttaatatataattgaattaaatataaatttaaaatatttaattttaactaatttttcattatttactaattaaaaatagataaatgaagaagctaaataaaaataagttatttatgaattaaatataaTCGAGTATGTATAacttttaataacttttaaacaaatttatgaatattcttaaacttatatttataaACCATACGAGTATGTGTATTTTGAGATAAttatctttttacttaatttataatcGAGTTAAATAGGTCATATATGTcaacaaaatttattaattaattaaataggttgtttttttttaaatttagggaaATAAGTCGTTTTTTATGATAGAGTGTGAAAGTTTGTTTAGCTGAGCAAGTTTTCTATTGACATGTCGAAAAAGTGTGCCAAATTGGGAGTTTTTTTGAAAATTCCAAAGAAAACACAACTAACTGGACATACTTTCCGTGACATGTCACCAGAAAGCTTATCTAATTGGAAGAGTTTTCCTATCAACTGTACAGAAAATGCATCTAACTGGACACACTTTCACACGCTCTCTCCAAAAACCACCTATTTGaccaattatttttttttctatattcaaCTAGGGGTGACCATGGGTTGGGCTACCCAACCCGGCCCGACTACCCGCCCGAAAAATGagaggatttgggtaaaaatataggctcgaaacatgaatttgagcaaaaaaaaataaGACCCGTTTAGAAAACAGGTCAGGCCTCGGGTAaaagttttttatatattaaaatatattatttttaatcaaatatatattaaatctaaACTTTTTCGGCAGCCGCCTTACAGTTCAATTCCAGcgcataattattttaattttaaaaaaaatacaacgcTAATCCTTGACCGCTACCCTACTTTTGACTTTGATGCGCCTccggaagaaaaataaaagaaaaatattttaatttcttacttATCAATTATCATCCCCTTCAAAACCATTTATCTAATAtcgatttattaaaaattttaaatttatattttttatcttaaTCACCGGCACGTGCTAAAGGTGACAACGATTTGACATCTCAGATCTGCCCCCTAAACTCACATTTTTGTTGTAAATAAAAGTTTGCATGGCCCCTACCCTTAAACAAAAAGGTTTGCATAGCCTTTTgattttctttgctttttttgTCACGTACACATATAATGTGTATTTATAAGGCTTCGATTAACTTAGCATCCATCAATTGAATATTAATCTGAACTTTCTTGAATAATCTACAAGAAACTTTTTCATAGATTTGATTTTATTGTCATGATGTTTTGTCCCATATAATATATGGTTGTGTTGTGATATTTTTcatctaattttaattaattttgaattttgagatttgactaacaagttttgttaaaacatgtaattaaagattaaataaaGAGTAATTGAAGTTTCAGAAAAATAGGCAAtcaggttaaaatggtaaaaatattattgaaatttttgtattaaaaattagattatattttattcatttcatttaatagTTGGATAAATTAATTCGTTAGATCAAAGAGTGAactattctttttattaaaaatttatctatttttattgtcaAAAATTGGTTAAGTGTAAATGTCAACTTATTCCATTAGCTATACTAGTTTTTAACAAAAATAGATACAGTAACCTACTGCATTAAAACTAATATGCGAACCAATGGAAACACGAAAAAAAAAGcatttcaagaaaattttcattttattttttcataatttttttcattcatcaaAATTTCGTTCACAATTTTTGTCATAtagaattcaaaaaaaaaatgtctgacttttcttttttccttttttatttttctcagcaaCCAGACAGATCCTGTATTCAATTCATTTATAATCGTAATTTCTAGATTTCTACTAACTACCAAAATATTTTATTCCCAGCTTTTAACCTAGAAATTTTGGATTTCCTCCTGAAAAAAACCATGAATTATTCAATAAAAAGCTTTAATTCCTTAgaaacttttaatttataaacaagaacataaaaaaaaaaagaacaatggAGATGCCTGCagctttattttttataatttctcagCAAACAAACAGAAAATTTAAAATCCAGAAACCTTAAAAAAGAAGCATGAAACAATAAAGTGGAAACCAATACtcgagagagagagaaaaaagggAACAGAGAAAATAACTGACCTTATTTCATTGATGCGAACTTGAAACCAATACTGGATATGGCTAACACTTAGCTAATGCGTTTCGATTCTATATATATAAGAAGAGATTGAAGTTTTTCCAGTTTTTTTTCTACTTCTAATTTCAGAATTTCTTGCTTTGGCCTTCGTTTTTGCCAAAATagatacaaaattacaaaatttataattggACATGTTGTCTGTCATTTTGTCACCTTTCATTTTAAtcatttcgatttttttttattttttaaaaataatttcgtcCCTTTTGCTTTACTTAGCGAAAATTGCATCATCTTTTCTCTAAATTAAGCCAcgtgatttttttcatttttttgtttaaatatctCAATGAAAGAAGAACAGGTGGCTTAATTTCATACGAGGGGCACGGACCGAGCACACGCTAGGGGTAATgtaattttttccttttaatttggtACTTATTATATTGCTGTCTATAATTATAAGGCAAATTATCAATAAAAAacgttttttttcaaaatttatcgaaatgggccgattttttgattatttaccggaatgggtcattttccgcgaaatcgcatccacgtcagcgcgatgtcagggtacaggacatcgcgtccacgtcagcgcgatttgcttacgtggacacaaatcgcgcctacgAGGACGCAATTTGCTGACGTGACATGAACAGTTTAtattttttagcttggaaaactttgaaaggccataacttttggctcggttgtccgattgagacaattttttttatttcgaataacttttcgagatctacgcgctggcAAACATCCGAAAGTTTGCCGCagttttcgtcgaaaaagatccttttttgcccctCAATTtcgattttttcggtttaaaattaaattttcaaacattcaaaTCGTCATTTTCctcatttatttgaagtaaacaccggatcttTTTTTAcggaattgttgtattatttttttgatttatcacgtgtatggaataggtctgataaatcgttagaacgtaagtaatataattaagataataacaatatttctataaattacccataattatatatattttttattggtaaatttaaaaaacggcttttattggtaaattacccataattatatatattttttattttgatacttGAATTTAGTAATATGGCGAATTTCAAATCTTTACAAAATTTaactttaaggactaaaatgaatataatttgtcaaatttagaatataaaaaatgcattaacgcttattataattataaaaatctaagactcgtttttagaaaaaaatgaaaaacacaacaaaaaaaaaagtttgattgAAATTTTCAAGTGTTTTTATATGCTGGTATTAAAAGTAAAAGAcctactatttttttaatttttatatagtgAAGGTATGAAATTGCAATTTAACCCATTTGACTTATTGGAAGGAAAAGTTCAATGGTTTTACggcaaaaaaacataaataaattaattgtgtTAATCTTGCCATTCTTGACAAAACATTTATACCTTAAAACTAGggtattttacaaaaataatacaaaactaataataataataataataataataatagttttttactcaaaataatactaactacaataataattagggttttactaaaaataataactaacaataataTAATGTAAAAATTAACAATCATActgactaaaataataattagggtttttactaatcctaataactaaccataatataatattagttttttactaataataatactaaGTAACAATAGTTATTaataactaaaccctaaaaactaacaataataatactaactaaaaccatcaatttgagtttttattaatcttaataactaacaataataaccaaactaataacaaaaaataataagaattataCCAAAAAACATAATAACAAGTTAGTTTTTCGTTAATAACAGTTGGTGACTAAAAAAATAATTGGAAAATCGAGTgagagattttataattttaattattaatcactataaaaactttatttttaaagcATCTTTTAATAAAGTATTCGAATCAATTGCTGGTGGAGAAGATCACCAACACGTACTAAACGTGATAACTGATTTGATACCCTGTCTGCCTCCCTAAACTCACATTATTGTTGTAATAACTGTTTGCAACATGGCCCTTTTATTGTTTGCCACGTatctatatttattatattatgacACTGTAATATGTGAAGAAATTTAGGTTAAAATACGAtgttagtccttatatttttataaaatttaagatttaatctcaaaaattatatttatgattttttttaaagaagataATACATTGAACCTAAACGACGACCTTTCACCATCTTTGGCCATGTTTAAGAAGCAGTGTACTATccaaaataattcaataaaaataaaaataaatgaaataaaataaagatgatCTAAAGGAAATAAAGCATCGCCACTCCTTTATAAGCAATAATTTAAACTCCAATCCGCCTagcaaatactatttaaaatttgtatgaattcaataaattaaagggtaaactacaaaaatagtcacttttgtttgtcttaaattgcattttagtcacttatgtttgaaatgttacgttttagtcacttacgttattgttttgttacgaagtgatcactctatcgttaagctccgttacctccctaacggcggTCCTACGTGGCAGTACAAATGGATTTTAATTGTcaacttggatgtcctacgtAACAGtccaaattgaattttatttaattaaaaatctattttcatcccaacaactagacatccaagttgacatttaaaacccatttgaatTGCCACATAGGACTTCCGTTAAGGAGGTAACGGATTTTAACAGTAGTGTAACCTCTTCAcaacaaaacgataacataagtgactaaaatgtaatttgaggcaaacaaaaatgactatttttatagtttaccctaaattaaaatacaattcaaaactAATTTGAATTAGGTATCGAtttaaaataagaaattgaacCCATTGACATACGAAcagattaaatttaaatttaaatttttatgatttttgataaattatttaattaaaatagataaacTCAAATTGATTGTGAAAacctaattaaaaattcataaaatcatttttttaattataaaatctcAAGTTCCTCACAGACATGTCACACGTGATAAACGTGACAACCGATTTGACACCGCGGTTCTGCCCCCAAACTAGAACAGTTTGCATGGCCCCTTTCGAAAAAAGAGCACAGTCTGCATGGCCCTTTGATTTTGTTTCCTTGtttgacatataaatataataatttcaaaggaaaaaatatataaaattcacACACCACGATTGTAATTTgaagaaaaaatgtaaaattttacttttacacACTAGCTGCTGCTGCCAACTCAGCTAGTAGTTGGAATTGGAGGAGATTTTTGTGGCTTGAGGATGTTGTTGTTAGTTCTTCGAGAAACTTTCCGATTGGAACAATTGTGTCGACTCATAAGTTTTGGAAAGTCCTTCGGGATAAAGCTGCTAAGGTCTCTTGGCATAAGCTCCTTCGGTTCCCTTTTCACGTGCCTAAATACTCTATAATTAATTGGATGGCtatcttaaataatttttttattcgcGTCAGATTATTTAGTCATGGTATGGTTTCTGGTCGTTGTTGTCTATTATGTTCTAAAGCTTTTGAATCTCGAAATCATATTTTCTTATTCTCGAGGTTTGTGGCGACTTGTTTCGAGTTTATGTGGTATTAGGAGGTCTGGTGGTACGTGGCTTCAATAATTTAACTGGGCAATTTCTTGTTTGAAAGGCAAGTCATTTCTTGTCTACTTGCTCAAGCTTGCATGGTATGCAGTTGTGTACCTTATTTAGTGTGAAAGGAATAGTAGGCTTTTTGGAAATTCTTCTACTTCTATTGAAGAAAGTTAAAGATGTTGTGCATCTTTATCTTGGTGGTAGATGTCCCTTTAGACCTTGTCAATAACCGATTATGTTAGCAATGGAGTTTGAGAAATGTATAAGTTAGGTTTTTGGTTTTGATTGTTGTAATCTGTTGTGTTTTTTGGTTTTGTATAGTTTCTTACTTTATAATTTCAATTTGGTTGTTGTGGATTGTTGGATGtagcaagtttttttttttgcttggatAATACAACTTActtgtccaaaaaaaaaaacatactagctctccaaaatgataaaaatttgatttaatcctttaaaattataaagatacaagttattaaaattatgaaattacattCTAGCTTTCATAAAAACATACAACTTGATTCCACCTCCCAAAAAAAACTTTATAACTTCGCCACTACTCATGATCATCCTAAATATTGAAAGTTGATAATATTATGCTCTTAAATGCGTTCAATCCCATATCCTTTAAGAGGGTATAACAACTACTGCAACCTGTCCAATTCGTTGCCATCTCTATGGacctaaatttaatataaataaaattattaaacccatcctaataaattattaatgtgtCAAAACTTCGAATAAGATaggtttaaaaaaatcaattttaacaaTGAGGTGTAGTGTGGTGGATGCTTATTTCATCCCTTAAACATGTGGTTGGGATTTTAATTTCTACTTATGAAAATGGAGCACATTTCAACTAGCCATTTACTTTTTTAGAAAGCACCCGTGACGATAAGATTAATCACTATTGTCAATCCTGAATAACttaattacaattaaaaatattttttcatcttataaaaaataataataacatgagaTCCCCAAAATCTGTTTTGTCCGAAAAATAAAAGCAATTATGGGATCCATTTATCTAAAAGAAATGTTAATGAAAAAAAGAGATTATTTAAAAGTAAAGAATCATTATTGCCGTTCCTTTATGAGCAATAAGCAAAAACTCTATTTAGGCTTTAATTCGATGGAAAATGTGGATATGATATTCGACAAGACAATACTTAAATTAGTCTCTAATGAGTAACGAGAGGGATTTCATTTTTTCTTATTATAAAAATACCTAAAACTTTTGATTgtttataaatataatctactttaaaaattatgtacGTAACTTATTCATTTTGAATAGTAATATCGGTGATACTATTGTCATTAGTGTCATCACctctaaattttttaaagaatttttaaaagaaatttcctcaagtcaaaattttttatttaaaacttgagaaaattttttaaggaatatatttcgataatttaaataaaaattttatatttttttaagttttgtattttaaaaaaatgaaatttgaaaatggtttatttgtgttatttttatgttttttaaatgttatttaaatttaatttcaaaagaaaGCAGACTTAACATGCAAATAAACCAAATGTTTAAAAGTATGTAGTTGGtgccgaatggcatcaccttttCTTCATCTAATCTAAAAAAAGGTAATTACTTCATTAAGTCCCTgaacattttatataattatacttCAATCCAGTGTTGTCAATGGCAATGGCGACAcccaaaaaagttattttttttaactaGAGGCACTAACGCCAACGGCAATGGTGTCACCGACATTTACTGTTCAAGACA is part of the Gossypium hirsutum isolate 1008001.06 chromosome D11, Gossypium_hirsutum_v2.1, whole genome shotgun sequence genome and encodes:
- the LOC107904567 gene encoding calcineurin B-like protein 4, with the translated sequence MGCASSKRSKQLHGYEDPSVLAAETPFTVNEVESLEELYKKLSNSIIADGLIHKEEFHLALFKNRNQRNLFADRVFDLFDLKRNGVIEFGEFVRSLGIFHPNAPAADKIAFAFKLYDLRQTGFIEREELKEMVLALLHESELVLSEDIVEMIIDKTFSEADTKGDGKINLEEWKAFVSKYPSLLKNMTLPYLKDISIAFPSFVDLPEIEESDVSVSVNGD